From the genome of Alosa sapidissima isolate fAloSap1 chromosome 14, fAloSap1.pri, whole genome shotgun sequence, one region includes:
- the LOC121681989 gene encoding protein BTG3-like: MKREIAAVVFFLKRLIKKTGKVESEKVELFVERLMIALHDKYKGHWYNESPSKGQAFRCIRINSAQREDPDLMLACEKSGVQYADLGLPRELTLWIDPGEVVCRYGEKKPACTIASFSGDESANGVDVTKKVITAVENIIASHHWSSSSDREGGGRGQGRTNIPINTRRSFQLAKICAPSRLRQPFSGPIYNESVVKLNSL; this comes from the coding sequence ATGAAGAGAGAAATTGCAGCAGTTGTGTTCTTTCTGAAGAGACTGATAAAGAAAACGGGAAAAGTGGAGTCAGAGAAAGTTGAGCTATTTGTGGAACGGCTCATGATAGCATTGCATGACAAGTACAAGGGCCATTGGTACAATGAGAGCCCCAGCAAAGGTCAGGCGTTCAGGTGTATCAGGATAAACAGCGCACAGAGAGAGGACCCTGACCTGATGCTGGCTTGTGAGAAGAGCGGTGTACAGTACGCTGACCTGGGCCTGCCGCGCGAACTCACCTTATGGATAGACCCAGGTGAAGTGGTGTGCCGATACGGTGAGAAGAAACCCGCTTGCACAATTGCCAGCTTCTCCGGAGACGAGAGCGCAAACGGAGTGGACGTGACAAAAAAGGTGATTACCGCTGTAGAGAACATTATCGCCAGTCATCACTGGAGCTCCTCATCTGACAGAGAAGGCGGTGGCAGGGGACAGGGGCGTACTAACATTCCCATCAACACTCGTCGCTCTTTCCAACTGGCTAAAATTTGCGCTCCTTCCCGGTTAAGACAGCCTTTTTCTGGACCAATCTACAACGAGTCCGTTGTCAAATTAAATTCTCTCTGA